A region from the Cryptosporangium arvum DSM 44712 genome encodes:
- a CDS encoding toll/interleukin-1 receptor domain-containing protein — MAASVFLSYSRSDRGYAEQLVPFLRAADLTVWWDFELYAGEVWTREIAQRINMCDVFLVILTPEAVKSPWVLRELHYASESGKRIVPLLLDACELPLLLAGVHREDVRGGDLPGTQFLVDLGGVASPRRKRFSRRERSTNSALPQFAAQQALLVEEVRWLMAHDRKSSVSITVPGSFLTVQLYRLDLGIRVDIGFGFGRTRIADAQHDSLTRNGWAGVDVSFGPIQKTFAISSVEDHYAAARQIVDALINAHGLESSEPLKVKKRFAR; from the coding sequence ATGGCGGCGTCGGTGTTTCTGAGCTATAGCCGGAGCGATCGGGGCTACGCAGAACAGCTCGTACCGTTTCTCCGAGCCGCCGACCTCACCGTGTGGTGGGACTTCGAGCTATACGCCGGTGAGGTCTGGACTCGGGAAATCGCGCAACGCATCAACATGTGCGATGTCTTTCTGGTCATACTCACACCCGAGGCGGTGAAATCGCCGTGGGTGCTACGAGAACTTCATTATGCGTCTGAATCCGGCAAGAGGATCGTGCCGTTACTCCTTGATGCCTGCGAGCTGCCGTTGCTGCTAGCCGGGGTGCACCGAGAGGACGTTCGGGGCGGTGATTTACCGGGTACCCAGTTTCTGGTCGATTTAGGTGGCGTCGCGAGCCCGCGCCGGAAGCGATTCTCTCGGAGGGAGCGGTCCACCAATTCGGCGCTACCGCAATTTGCTGCCCAGCAGGCCCTACTCGTGGAAGAAGTTCGCTGGCTAATGGCACACGACAGAAAGAGCTCGGTATCGATCACGGTACCTGGAAGCTTTCTAACGGTGCAGCTATACCGTCTCGATTTGGGTATACGCGTCGACATCGGCTTCGGTTTTGGCCGAACCAGGATCGCCGATGCGCAGCATGATTCTTTGACACGCAACGGTTGGGCGGGTGTAGATGTCAGCTTCGGGCCCATTCAAAAGACCTTCGCGATCAGTTCAGTCGAGGACCACTACGCTGCGGCGCGGCAGATAGTCGATGCATTAATCAATGCGCATGGCCTCGAGTCAAGCGAGCCTCTCAAGGTTAAAAAGCGATTCGCGCGCTGA
- a CDS encoding NIPSNAP family protein: MITCVVHYIIDSTQIEAFERFAHEWMRLVAKHGGVHHGYFLPAEGASDRAEALFSFESLAAYERYRTRFGEDPEFIAADNIREESGCVLRYERTFMRPLLPNG, from the coding sequence GTGATCACCTGCGTCGTGCACTACATCATCGATTCAACTCAGATCGAGGCATTCGAACGCTTCGCCCACGAATGGATGCGGCTGGTGGCTAAGCACGGCGGCGTCCACCACGGCTACTTCTTGCCGGCGGAGGGCGCCAGCGACCGGGCCGAGGCGTTGTTCAGCTTCGAGAGCTTGGCCGCCTATGAGCGTTACCGCACCCGGTTCGGCGAGGACCCGGAGTTCATCGCAGCAGACAACATCCGCGAGGAGTCCGGCTGCGTCCTGCGATACGAGCGGACCTTCATGCGCCCCCTCCTGCCCAACGGCTGA
- a CDS encoding GNAT family N-acetyltransferase — MAFDEYQIDDDASRIDRDAAWAFLSTEAYWNADRVRAEFDTQVAVAWRVVGAYESRTGRMVGFARAISDGCRFAYLADVFVLPEARGRGLGVAVVTAMIDGGPGAAFRWSLHTADAHGLYERLGFSKPDHMYLERPRGYGVDGAANAH; from the coding sequence ATCGCGTTCGACGAATACCAGATAGACGATGACGCGTCCCGGATCGACCGCGACGCGGCCTGGGCATTCCTGAGCACCGAGGCGTACTGGAACGCCGACCGAGTGCGAGCAGAATTCGACACCCAGGTGGCCGTTGCCTGGCGCGTCGTCGGAGCCTACGAGTCACGGACCGGGAGGATGGTCGGATTCGCACGAGCGATCTCCGACGGTTGTCGATTCGCCTACCTGGCCGATGTGTTCGTCCTCCCCGAGGCGCGCGGACGCGGATTGGGCGTTGCCGTCGTCACGGCGATGATCGACGGCGGCCCGGGCGCGGCGTTCCGTTGGAGTTTGCACACCGCCGACGCCCACGGCCTCTATGAGCGACTCGGCTTCTCCAAACCCGACCACATGTACCTCGAACGGCCCCGAGGCTACGGCGTCGACGGTGCAGCAAACGCCCACTAA
- a CDS encoding Imm21 family immunity protein: MDETAADGNDATGTDLAWISSGGGPLVAIPVSAVDQWAGCTESGAMIGDGTIRDDYDRACQVEGWAGVISNGPQALALVLADNPLSPAICPNRTLSFAGSPQIRPLN; this comes from the coding sequence GTGGATGAGACTGCTGCTGATGGCAACGACGCGACAGGTACCGACCTGGCGTGGATATCGTCGGGCGGCGGCCCGTTAGTAGCCATCCCGGTGTCGGCGGTTGACCAATGGGCCGGCTGCACAGAGAGCGGCGCGATGATCGGCGACGGCACGATCCGCGACGACTACGACAGAGCGTGCCAGGTGGAGGGATGGGCTGGGGTGATCAGCAACGGTCCGCAAGCCCTCGCGCTCGTGCTCGCCGACAACCCGCTCTCACCTGCTATCTGCCCGAACCGAACACTTTCGTTCGCTGGCTCACCGCAGATTCGGCCGCTGAACTGA
- a CDS encoding GNAT family N-acetyltransferase, translating to MAILARHENASVARGWRGRLLRWPTACLPTRPVRFGKLKAEKGSLAPDTVTVEIRRFRPADSAAVADVIERCLREVNSRDYPSDTIELMCAHFTPRQIERLAAERQMFVAVDQDDVVGTVSRDGNKVYTMFVHPRTIGQGIGRHLMVHVEALAAADGYAFMETGASITGHGFYQRLGYLDVRTSETEFGFNYILRKPLPRPDPDAAVR from the coding sequence GTGGCGATCTTGGCGCGGCATGAAAATGCTTCCGTCGCCCGAGGCTGGCGCGGCCGACTGCTGCGCTGGCCGACGGCCTGTCTCCCCACCAGGCCGGTGCGGTTCGGAAAGCTGAAGGCGGAGAAGGGCTCTCTGGCCCCAGATACTGTGACGGTGGAGATCCGGAGGTTTCGCCCCGCCGACAGTGCCGCCGTCGCCGACGTCATCGAGCGATGCCTGCGCGAAGTCAACAGCCGGGACTATCCGAGCGACACGATCGAGTTGATGTGCGCACACTTCACTCCACGACAGATCGAGCGCCTCGCCGCCGAGCGACAGATGTTCGTCGCCGTTGACCAGGATGACGTCGTGGGCACCGTGTCCCGGGACGGCAACAAGGTCTACACGATGTTCGTCCACCCACGAACGATCGGCCAGGGTATCGGCCGACACCTGATGGTCCACGTCGAAGCTCTCGCCGCAGCCGACGGCTACGCCTTCATGGAGACCGGCGCGAGCATCACCGGCCACGGCTTCTACCAGCGGCTCGGCTACCTCGACGTCCGGACCAGCGAGACCGAATTCGGCTTCAACTACATTCTCCGCAAGCCACTGCCCAGACCTGACCCGGATGCGGCCGTCCGGTGA
- a CDS encoding CU044_5270 family protein, whose translation MDERDDLATLLRTRPPRPLPQADRQRIALMDEMRATRSAARARRWTVGRLRVPAPMLAAGALAATLAVAAAGTTVIGLNNEESVAPGTGDGTTLSAATLADLLRRVDAAADRQPPTVVGATQFLYVRSLDNNNFQPGDPPQNKQEWHSADGTRYGVLDGKATSVDVYESGEQPPAGTPALDAAVLYPDPSRLSGLTNVEPAALLAAINRLSAPGAPAAERAFDRVQTMLDTGGLAFPRVRALLYHVAALIPGVRYDPDGADLLGRRGAVLSLRIDRSSFDLVVDPDTGELLGRRGTAYERYAVVDRIGERPEGAPVGTTPPERPGDRTVRGLDYADETFVVPVDEHFGTASNSDASSLPTLAFQGGVATRRDAEGRTLRYEMVSGRPVAFANLLGRVEGPVLLLRVHTAGLPDAQTAWAVLFLDFSHAEGGPTKLVTWIDPGPDAVSVEASGTTVTVTPAGGVRQRYHWDGDRFTRKN comes from the coding sequence ATGGATGAGCGCGACGACCTCGCCACCCTGCTCCGCACGCGCCCGCCCCGTCCGCTGCCCCAGGCCGACCGCCAGCGCATCGCGCTGATGGACGAGATGCGTGCGACGCGATCGGCGGCCCGCGCCCGTCGCTGGACAGTCGGACGGCTGCGGGTGCCCGCGCCGATGCTGGCCGCGGGTGCGCTGGCCGCCACGCTCGCCGTGGCCGCCGCGGGCACGACCGTGATCGGCCTGAACAACGAGGAATCCGTCGCACCCGGGACGGGCGACGGCACGACGCTGTCCGCCGCCACGCTCGCCGACCTGCTCCGCCGCGTCGACGCGGCCGCCGATCGTCAACCGCCGACGGTGGTCGGCGCGACCCAGTTCCTGTACGTGCGGTCGCTCGACAACAACAACTTCCAGCCGGGTGATCCGCCGCAGAACAAACAGGAGTGGCACTCGGCTGACGGCACCCGCTACGGAGTGCTGGACGGCAAGGCCACGTCGGTCGACGTGTACGAGAGCGGTGAACAGCCGCCCGCGGGCACGCCTGCGCTCGACGCCGCGGTCCTCTATCCCGACCCGTCGCGTCTGAGCGGTCTCACGAACGTCGAACCGGCCGCGCTGCTGGCAGCGATCAACCGGTTGTCGGCGCCCGGCGCGCCCGCCGCCGAGCGGGCGTTCGACCGCGTCCAGACCATGCTCGACACCGGCGGCCTGGCGTTCCCGCGCGTCCGCGCGCTGCTCTACCATGTCGCCGCGCTGATTCCGGGTGTGCGGTACGACCCGGACGGCGCCGACCTGCTGGGCCGCCGGGGCGCGGTGCTCTCGCTGCGGATCGACCGCTCGAGCTTCGACCTGGTCGTCGACCCGGACACGGGCGAGCTGCTGGGCCGGCGGGGAACCGCCTACGAGCGCTACGCCGTCGTGGACCGCATCGGCGAGCGGCCGGAGGGCGCACCGGTCGGCACGACGCCGCCGGAGCGGCCCGGTGACCGGACCGTCCGCGGCCTCGACTACGCCGACGAGACGTTCGTGGTGCCGGTGGACGAGCACTTCGGCACGGCGTCGAACTCCGACGCGAGCAGCCTGCCGACGCTGGCGTTCCAGGGCGGCGTGGCCACCCGGAGGGACGCGGAGGGCCGCACGCTCCGCTACGAGATGGTCTCCGGCCGGCCGGTCGCGTTCGCGAACCTGCTCGGGCGGGTCGAGGGACCGGTTCTGCTCCTCCGGGTCCACACGGCCGGCCTGCCCGACGCACAGACCGCCTGGGCGGTGCTGTTCCTGGACTTCTCGCACGCCGAGGGAGGGCCCACGAAGCTCGTGACGTGGATCGACCCCGGCCCCGATGCGGTGTCGGTCGAGGCCTCCGGTACGACCGTGACCGTCACGCCCGCCGGCGGCGTCCGACAGCGGTACCACTGGGACGGCGACCGCTTCACCAGGAAGAACTGA
- a CDS encoding RNA polymerase sigma factor: MTISRDRLRAGEPDAFGDLFNEFAQRVYNYAYRLLSDWSAAEEVVSMTFLEAWRRRDRIEPTGASLLPWLLGIATNHARDFARARRRYRAALSRLPPPTAEPDFSEAVASRIDDDALLPAAQAALDGLRRAEREVVALCVDAELDYASAAEALGIPVGTVRSRLSRARAKLRAQLERSDATPPTGLRPAGHPPLAEPAAGPTPTGRKHRHG, translated from the coding sequence ATGACGATTTCGCGAGACCGCCTCCGCGCAGGCGAACCGGACGCCTTCGGCGACCTGTTCAACGAATTCGCACAGCGCGTATACAACTACGCGTACCGGCTGCTCAGCGACTGGTCGGCCGCCGAAGAAGTCGTCTCGATGACGTTCCTCGAAGCCTGGCGGCGCCGAGATCGCATCGAGCCGACCGGGGCCTCGCTGCTGCCCTGGCTGCTGGGGATCGCGACCAACCACGCCCGGGACTTCGCCCGGGCCCGGCGCCGGTACCGCGCCGCGTTGTCGCGATTACCCCCGCCGACCGCCGAGCCCGACTTCAGCGAGGCGGTGGCGAGCCGGATCGACGACGACGCGCTGCTCCCGGCCGCCCAGGCGGCGCTCGACGGGCTGCGCCGCGCGGAACGCGAGGTCGTCGCGCTCTGCGTCGACGCGGAACTGGACTATGCGTCGGCCGCCGAGGCGCTCGGCATCCCGGTCGGCACCGTCCGGTCACGGCTCTCGCGGGCCCGCGCCAAGCTCCGGGCCCAACTGGAGCGTTCGGACGCGACGCCGCCGACCGGCCTGCGCCCGGCCGGACACCCTCCCCTCGCCGAGCCCGCGGCCGGCCCGACACCGACCGGAAGGAAGCACCGTCATGGATGA
- a CDS encoding antibiotic biosynthesis monooxygenase family protein encodes MAIRGDWHERRPRNTSGADATIAVRESQRKLPAEVVRDSVGTRRLLRAVGIHTQAGSGDAAVNEQGHTKTSPTDRSPDVIARTWRGWAPRATADDYQRHYETEVSEHLRDVPGFRGARLLRRTDGADVLFTSIVYFADMAAVRAFAGEDPERAVVEPAARRTLIRWDQRVDHHEVAVDLA; translated from the coding sequence ATGGCGATCCGGGGTGATTGGCACGAGCGCAGGCCTCGCAATACCTCCGGCGCTGACGCCACCATCGCAGTACGCGAGAGCCAGAGGAAACTGCCAGCAGAAGTGGTCCGCGATTCGGTGGGAACGCGGCGGCTACTGCGGGCAGTCGGTATTCACACGCAGGCCGGCTCGGGCGACGCGGCCGTAAACGAGCAGGGCCACACCAAGACCTCGCCTACCGATCGGAGTCCGGACGTGATCGCACGAACATGGCGGGGCTGGGCTCCGCGGGCCACCGCCGACGACTACCAACGGCATTACGAGACCGAGGTCAGCGAGCACCTTCGCGACGTACCCGGATTCCGCGGAGCGCGACTACTCCGCCGGACCGACGGAGCCGACGTCCTGTTCACCTCAATCGTCTATTTCGCCGACATGGCAGCGGTTCGGGCGTTCGCCGGCGAGGATCCCGAACGAGCGGTCGTCGAGCCGGCCGCCCGTCGAACACTGATCCGCTGGGATCAGCGGGTCGACCACCACGAGGTCGCTGTCGACCTCGCCTGA
- a CDS encoding NAD-dependent epimerase/dehydratase family protein, giving the protein MILVTGGMGFIGSHTVRALTEAGEECVLLQRRTPQVPPHLADLPIHVVQADVADLDALLDVGRKYPITGIVHLAVALPWPVTDGDPIEATGAALEAFLNIVRAAQAWGVRRVVTASTIGVYGFAYHGALTEDMPISFEHIHPIPTFKKITELLAGHLSDVTDVNVVNARISGTWGPGGHLPDPFFAAPSLAHAAALRAEPDLSGLLAPPKAEDALDLLYVKDTGRALALLQLAEELHHSTYNVGSGRATSNADVVTAIRSVEPGFRCDLPSDGQRPLSWLDITRLREDTTFEPRYDTAAAAADYIAWLRAGNPR; this is encoded by the coding sequence ATGATCCTGGTAACCGGAGGGATGGGCTTCATCGGCTCGCACACCGTCCGCGCCCTCACCGAGGCCGGCGAGGAGTGCGTCCTGCTCCAGCGCCGCACCCCCCAGGTCCCCCCGCACCTGGCCGACTTACCGATCCACGTCGTCCAGGCCGACGTCGCCGACCTCGACGCCCTGCTCGACGTCGGCCGGAAGTACCCGATCACCGGAATCGTGCATCTCGCCGTCGCCCTGCCGTGGCCGGTGACCGACGGCGACCCGATCGAGGCCACGGGAGCAGCCCTGGAGGCGTTCCTCAACATCGTCCGCGCCGCCCAGGCCTGGGGCGTGCGCCGTGTCGTGACCGCGAGCACGATCGGCGTCTACGGCTTCGCCTACCACGGCGCGCTGACCGAGGACATGCCGATTTCCTTCGAGCACATCCACCCCATCCCGACGTTCAAGAAGATCACCGAACTCCTCGCCGGCCACCTCTCGGACGTGACCGATGTGAACGTCGTCAACGCACGCATCTCGGGGACCTGGGGACCCGGCGGACACCTGCCCGACCCGTTCTTCGCCGCTCCGTCCCTGGCCCACGCCGCAGCCCTGCGGGCCGAGCCCGACCTGTCGGGGCTCCTCGCACCCCCGAAGGCAGAGGACGCGCTCGACCTGCTCTACGTCAAGGACACCGGTCGCGCGCTCGCACTGCTGCAGCTCGCGGAGGAGTTGCACCACTCCACGTACAACGTCGGCTCCGGTCGGGCCACGAGCAACGCCGACGTCGTCACCGCGATCCGCTCCGTCGAGCCCGGTTTCCGATGCGACCTCCCCTCGGACGGCCAGCGCCCGCTGAGCTGGCTCGACATCACCCGCTTGCGCGAGGACACCACGTTCGAACCCCGGTACGACACCGCCGCTGCGGCCGCGGACTACATCGCCTGGCTGCGGGCGGGAAATCCGCGCTGA